Genomic window (Psilocybe cubensis strain MGC-MH-2018 chromosome 1, whole genome shotgun sequence):
TAAACTGCATGCCCGAGCTCGACCCCGTAGAGCCAGAATAATGAGTGCTTGCCGCGTCCGTCTTCGCCGACCCGTTCATTGACCCAAGGTCCTCCCCGCCTCCACTCCGTTCCATCCGTTCAGTCCACGAGTTGATCAGACGGGAAAGTTTGGTCTTGCGGGATATCTTGAAGAACAACTCGGCACGGTATCGGCAAACCACTTTCACAACGATGTCGGGCATTTCGCGGTACTTTACGTCCTGTTGCTTCGCTTTGTCTGCACGCTTGGCGAAGTCGCTTTTCATGCGGGCTAACTGGGATAACAAATGAATAGATAGCAGAGAGAAATGGGGATAGGAGGACGATGGTTTACCTCTTCTTGGGCTTCTTCTACGCTTTGTGCTAGGCGTTTCCCGTCCTCCTACAACGAAAATATTAAATCGTGGTCAATTGAGCTCGTTGAATGAGGCGCACTCGTAGACGTTTGTTGTCCTAAGATCAAAAACATGAGGCTTCATAAGAAATAGCTTGGATTTAAAGGTGTTAAGAGTTTATTGCCGCACTTTCTGGAGTTCACGAGCGAGGTTCTCCATTTTAGTTTTCGTCTGATTGGCTTTGGTTAACTGCCCTTTAGCTACAGTTGTCAAATGAATAGTCATTCAAAAtttgtttaaagaagatTTAAATGATAAAGACGCACCCGCATCCTTGTCCTTGACCAACTTCTGTTTCTCCTTAGAATGATCTCGTTCCATGCGCTTGAGCTCGGCGAACTGGAGTGACGAGAGTGAACATTCTGACCATCATGTATGGGTTCCGAGCATGACGTTACCAATTCGATGTATTTGCTATGAATGGCATTCTCTTCTAATCCTTTCACTGATTTCTGTGCCTCCTCAGCTGGATAAATGAGCAAACGGGGTGGTCAACGCATGGTAGGACGCAGGCCTCATGGAAATTTGTACGCACCAaatctcctctcctcctcttcctccagaacctcctcctcctccagcgcaGCTATTCGATTTTTCAGAGACTCGTACATAGTGGCAGGGTCGATAGGAACGTCGTTCCGCTTCTTCCCCTTGGAAGTCTGCGCGGGTGGAGGGTGGTGGCCATTGACATCTGacgagcagcagcaacagcggTGAACAGAACTATTAAGCGTTTGAACAGAATGCACAGGCGCACTATTTGTCTGATTTGGCGGCGCGGGGGGTGCAGTGGCAGGTGCCGGAGGAGCTGGACCGGCTGGTGGTGGTTTGGGCTGTCTGGGAGGCGGCGCGGTGTGCTGGGGAGTGCTCGTGTCGTTGGTGTTCATTGGGAGCAAGACACCCTGACGACGAGAAGGGGAGTGAAATTGCGGGAGGAATAGTTATGAGGAAAACAAAAGTTTACAAACCAAGTGTGGGTGATGGCAATGTTCTTTGCTGGACAGAAAAGGGAATGCTTATGGGACCCTTGTTTGCACAAGTCCCGTCTCACTCTCTCATGCAAATCTCAACTTTGTTCTGCTACGATTGACATACATGGTCGCTCACGCTTAATTGGACTGCGTTTATGAGACCGAACAAGAAATTTGTATTTAATTACATGGAATGTACTGCGCGGAAGAAAATTGTCTTTTCGCTTTTTGGTCAAGTGCATGGCCACTGAACGTCACAAAATGGCATCGCCAGCGAGGCGGGAGACTCAAAAAGTCAAGAGAATAATCGGAAATCCTGCGCTAAGCTTGCGACTCACTATGAGCCGGACGCGTCCAAAATAGATCCACGACAGGAAACGGGTCATTTGATATTAATGCGACAAACTTGGATACTCGCTCGCAATTTGAGAGGCCCAACGAAAGTCAGCAGGTAGGCTTGAGGTGGCTCTAGGATCTTGAGAATGACTTTCACGACAGTGAGAAGCCGAGAAATTTTGAGTGTCTAATCTCCACTACGCAGTAGCGACACGGAGCTTTTCGATTCAAATCTCTTCGAGAAAGTCGATATTGCTGGCGTCCCAAGAATAGATTACCGGAAAGACTGCTCTCCGAAAGTGTCCTGGGATAGTCGAGGAGAATGATGCAAGTCATAACCATCTTTCTGATTGACGCACATAGATCCTAGGAAAGCGTAAAAGCATATCTGCTTTATCAGAGACAGGGAGAAAGGTGGCTGCAAGTTCCTCTGGGAGCACAAACAAGACGTTCACATAGGCGGTAACCACTTGGTGTCGTCCGACGATAAAAGAGGCATGTAGTGGGAGGAGTCAAGTACATTGCCAAGCCCTAACCTAGAATAAGAAAATAACGTACACGTGATGGGTCGCGTTCACGAGCGTGGGACACTGAGCTCGATCGTTTGCTTTGACCCGTCCCCTAACCAGTGTAATGTCCCGTTCATGTGAGTCTCCTGCTCACAATACACTTTTTCTTGTGCTCAATGACAAAGGAAGTGTCGGGATCACCTGAACGTAAAAGACAACGACTCTCTTCACCCACATACGATGATCAGGTCGAAGGCTTCACCCAGGAGGACTTGGCCGCATTTGATGAGATAGAGTTACGGTTATCACAGCCAACGAATAGTTCACGTCCGCCTGTTGCGCATTTGAACTTTGACGAACATGAAAACTTTGAAACCCCCAGTGTGTCACGAATAAAGAGGAACCTTGACTGGCATAGTTCACAACCAAATGAATCGACTTCGTTTCCAGGTTTCACCTCTGCAAATGCCATCGACTCCAACCTCCGAGATGACCCAGAAAATCCTTTCACCATAGGCTCTTCCAAAACCACGAAAGAACGGTCTATGTCTGCATTTACTCCACCTCTCTTGGGCTTTGCCTCTGCATCAAAGCTTTTAGAGGAATCCCGGCACTTCGAACGGTCACCGTCACCTGAAGAACCACCTCCCGAACCAAATTACGATGGCTGGTTTAAACCAGCTCCTATAGGTGCACCTATGGGCTTCCAAACCGCAGCTTTTGCCTCTACCGCCTCGGCGATCCCAGCTTTCCGGAAAGCATCTACAATAGCGAATACCGTCGATGCTCCGAGCTCCCAGCCTCCTAGAGAAGATTCAGACATGGATTCGTGGTTCAAGTCGGCACCAGCCAATATGCCTTTGCCTGGATTTACATCCGCATCTGGACTACCTGGCTTTAAGAAACCGTCTATCAATACCAAGGGTGGCGGTGTTATCCTCCCTTCAAAGGAGGCCTTGGCTAAAGCAAAAGCTTTACTCGAATCTTGGGACAATGAGGAGAACATGGAAATAAACATGCCCGTAAATAATGAAAATGACCATGCTATTGAAAAGCCGCATATATTCCCTGGCCTTAAACCCGCTTCTGTCGACGAGTCTCTTCAGTCTCCTCAAAGAAAAGCCTTTTCCTCAGTGATAAATACTCCGAAGCCACCAGTAACACCTGGCTCTGGTTTTACACGGGCCTCGCTTTCAGCTGTACAACCAAAGAATACTTCATCACCGAGTCTGCAACATCGCCCAGGTGCATTTAAGCCGCCATCGTTCAACGCACCAAGGCCCAGCCCAATTGTTAATTCACCTCTAAATCCAAATCGCATGGCACCATCACTAGGATTTACATCAGCTGCTGCTCAGCATGGCCACCCGTTGTCATTACCCCCC
Coding sequences:
- a CDS encoding Small ubiquitin-related modifier 1, with amino-acid sequence MNTNDTSTPQHTAPPPRQPKPPPAGPAPPAPATAPPAPPNQTNNVNGHHPPPAQTSKGKKRNDVPIDPATMYESLKNRIAALEEEEVLEEEEERRFAEEAQKSVKGLEENAIHSKYIELFAELKRMERDHSKEKQKLVKDKDAAKGQLTKANQTKTKMENLARELQKDNKRLREDGKRLAQSVEEAQEELARMKSDFAKRADKAKQQDVKYREMPDIVVKVVCRYRAELFFKISRKTKLSRLINSWTERMERSGGGEDLGSMNGSAKTDAASTHYSGSTGSSSGMQFIFTYNGRMLEAEQTPEEIGIDEGDEIVAVEMMDLTEGGGGSEEWEEHVEPRREKLKKNWTDNPQEARRTIEEIFDGVVRERLKEVLRQYELRERHFECVIRSKELEVLLSRARAAEQKQLAEGEKARSSKQEEENQQLRKDLEDAQNGQTMLIDKLITCCKEIIQKPNAERTQRLFASLREELERKNPRGAKKPVDGSVGG